DNA sequence from the Synechococcus sp. UW179A genome:
ACAAGTAACTCTTCATTCGCGTCGATCAGCCATTGAGTCGACTGGACTCATACCGAGAGAGTTAGATGTTAAACAGTTTTGGAGTCTTCCTTTTTGCTCTGTATGCCAGTGGTCTTTTTCGTGAATAAGTCGTCGAGGTAGTGCTCGGTTACTGCTCTTTCGTTACAGCCATTCTGGTAAAGAAAACGCGCCAACGCAGAACTCATCAGCCGATATTGATCCCAGTTGGGGTTTGCACCAATAAAACCCTTCATTGCGGCGAACAAGACTTCAGGTATTTCAGATTCCAAGCTCACGTACGGCGTCTCCTCTGCAGAGGCCACGGCCAACTTTGGATTGATGCAGCTTTCAAGTTGGTTGCGATCCATTCAGTCTTCAGACACCCGGGTTTCCGCCACCACAAAGCCATAAATCCAGGCGGACGTCAAAACACTCGCAGAATTGCCAGCAATTCCTGGTCTCACATGAGACTCATGCTTTTGCAAGGGTTCCTGGCTTGGTGGAGCGATCGCACATGCCCTTTCCAAGTGAGCATGCCCTTCTGTCAAGCGGCGAATGGCACTCGAGCCAAAAACCACAGACTTTCTTTTTTAAAAAGGTTTTACGCAGATTTCCTGTGGAAAAGCCCCAAAGATCGGTGGAAAACCGCCTTTCTTTTCCACAGGGCAACCTGCTATCAGGAAGGCTTATGCCTGGAAGTCTCACAGGACCCGCCAAGAGCAAAGACGTTTGAGAAACAAACTGGGCACAGGCAGGTTGGGAATAGGGGTAGTAGTCGTTACTGCTTGGTTCCCAATGGCACAGTCCATGAGAAAGCCAATCTCTTGCCCTGCTCCCTAAGGGCAGATTACGAAGCAAAGGTTGGCCGTCTGCATTCATTGCTCTGGCCTACACCGCAACTCAGTGCCTATTGGCCATCAGTCTTGGGTGCTTGAAGCCCCAAATCTTGCCCGCAGAGAAGAGGCCTGAAGCTGTTTAGCGACTCGTAGGGGCATCACTAGCAAGCTTCGAGATCTTGATGGGCTGCGGTCAACCACGGGGAGAGATGGATTGGTGATCTAACCGGGATGGCGAAATCACAATGCTCACCATGCCCTGCTCGAAATCATCAGGCGTCCCGAATATCGCTCAAAAGCGCAGTTGAACCCCAAAGCCTGAAGGTGTTCCATAGACATCACCAGGGCCGTAGCCATAGGCAGGCATCAAGCGGGGGTAACGATTGACTTCACGGTGATGTGCCTTGCGTGCATGCCTGTAGACACGAGTGTCATGACGGATGTCGCGGCGCAACTGCCTCAGCTCATGCTGGTTGCGGTGATTGTGGTGGTGGTGATTTTTGGCCTCTGCTGCTGGAACCGTTGCCAATGCCGTAGTGCCAATCACACCAGCACACAGCAAAACTTTGCTGCATTGCTTTTGAAGGAAGTTGAAAGGAGCAGCCAATTTTGTGGACATCACTTTGCTTGAGCTGCATTCAGCGTCGATCAGGCGAGGATGCAGGGACAGTTCCTAAAACCGAACCCTCATGGAGGGTCGCCCTTCAGCCTCTGATCAGAAAAAGAGGTTCGTCCCAACCACCCTCCGAAGCAGATCAATAAAAAGACCCCACTGCTAGTGCAGCCGGGCCAGGGTGATGGGGATTCACATCTTGGGATCACTCTCAAGGCTCGTCAACGCCACATATGGTGCATTGACCCTGAAAATGATGACTAGGTATCCCTGAATACCTATTTCTGATGGTCGATTCCTTCTTTTGAGCAACCTGGCTCAAATCCTGGGGATGATCCACACCAGAATTTGAGCTGCCCTTTGAGCCACTGGCTTCAATCCACGGCAAGGGCGGTGCTTATTTGATCAAAAAGAGCCTCCGCAATGTTCTGGCGTTGGCTCCATTCACTCCTTCAACGCATCAGCTGTGATGGATCTAAGAAGGGTCTGGGATCCTGATCAAAACGATGCTCGAACGGCAGTGCATCAGGATGCTGATCACCATCGAGTGCAGCAGTGGACTCGAGACTCTGCCTCAGCAACCTGGCACTCTCCAACGGCATGTCGCGGGGCACGGAGATCCGATCGCGCAGGTAGCGCAGAGCCGAAGCCGATCCACTCTCTGGCATCACGGGCTGTTCCAGAACCATCGCAGTCAGTGCGGCCCTGAGCGGTTGGTCGAAGCGATCTCCCAGAGGACTTCGTGCCAGGAGAGCGCCACGATGCCTCAACACCCTCTCCAGCGCACGCGCACGCGGCGACACCGTTGCGCCTGACGACCTCCAGCGACTTTCGAGCTCATTGAGTCCTGCACCGCGATCCACCGCAAGAGCCATCCGTTGCTGATCCTGGCTGCCATCAGCCCAGCAGCCACCCATCTGAGGCGGCAGGTCATGGGCATGGGTATGAACATCGCTCTGGGTGCCTCGATAGGTCTCCAGTTGCTCAAGTGCCGTGAGCCAATGATCAATTCC
Encoded proteins:
- a CDS encoding DUF2811 domain-containing protein, which translates into the protein MDRNQLESCINPKLAVASAEETPYVSLESEIPEVLFAAMKGFIGANPNWDQYRLMSSALARFLYQNGCNERAVTEHYLDDLFTKKTTGIQSKKEDSKTV